The Hippea jasoniae genome includes the window TTGGCGGATTTGCAGACGGAGAATATGAAGTATCAAATTATACAATAAAGCCATACGCAAAAAACATCTATGTTCTCAAAGTATACTTAAAAAAGAAAAAGCGTCATTTTACCTATAAGTCAACCGCAGAGTTTGCGTTTTACATGCACAAAAATATCATAGCCTTTAAAACAATCAAGGGCAGATTGATTTTTCATTTCCCTGAAGATTTATATTTCATCAAAAAGGTTAAAGGCGGTTATTTAGCTGAAAAGATCCACCCAACCATAGAAGTAAAACTGCCGCTGAATAACGGCTACCTATTTCTGAATATCGAAAAAAATAGATAGGAGGTGTAACAATGAAGCAGTATAAGACATTAATCGGAGGTAAATGGGTAAGCTCACCTCAAACAATCGATGTTATCGATAAATACAGCTCTGAGATTATAGCTAAAGTGCCAAAAGCAGATAAGAAAATGGTTGATGAGGCTGTTGATGCGGCAGATAAAGCTTTTAGTGTGATGAAAAACCTGCCGGCCTACCGCCGTTCAGAGATATTAGAAAAAGCAGCAAATCTTATAAAGGAAAGAGAAGAAGAGATAACAACAATGATCTGTAGAGAGGCGGGAAAAGCATGGAAAAACTCTATTGGAGAAGTAAGAAGAGGCTATGAGACATTTAAATTTGCAGCAGAGGAGGCAAAAAGGATTCATGGTGAAACCGTGCCTATGGATGCAAGTGCCTCAGGCGTTGGTAGATTTGGATACTTTATAAGAGTGCCGATGGGTGTAATTGGGGCTATCACACCGTTTAACTTTCCCTTGAACTTGGTTGCCCATAAGGTTGCACCGGCTATTGCAAGTGGCAATACAGTTGTTTTAAAGCCAGCAAGCACAACACCTATAACAGCTTTAATTTTAGGGGAAATCCTTATGGAGGCAGGCCTGCCTGATGGTGCTTTAAATATCGTTATAGGACCAGGCCAAGAAGTAGGAGAGGCCATTATTACAAACGACAAGGTTAGAAAAATAACATTCACAGGTTCAGCAAAAGTAGGTGATAGAATAATGCGTATTGCAGGCATAAAAAGGGTCACGCTTGAACTTGGCAATAACTCAGCGACCATAATTGAGAAAGATGCCGATATAGATAAAGCTATTCCACGTTGCATAGACAGCGCCTTTGCAAACTCAGGTCAGGTATGTATATCGCTTCAGAGGATCTATGTGCACAAAGATATAGCAGATGAATTTACAGAGAAATTTGCCGAGGCTACAAAAAAACTAAAAATAGGAAACCCAGTCGAAAAAGATACAGATCTTGGGCCGATGATTGATGAGAATGAGGCTTTAAGAGCCAAACAATGGATAGATGAAGCAGTTAGCCAGGGTGCTGAACTTGTTGTAGGTGGCAAGGTTGAGGGCAGAATCCTTTATCCAACCGTTTTAAGAAACACTACAAAGGATATGCGTGTTATGTGTATGGAGGTATTTGCACCGATTGTTTCTATTGTTGAGTATGATAACTTTGAAGAGGCTATTCAGCATGTAAACGATTCAGATTACGGACTTCAAGCTGGTATATATACAAATGACATAAAGAAAATCCACTACGCAATCGACAATTTAGATGTTGGCGGTGTCATGATAAATGATACATCTATCTTCAGGGTTGATCATATGCCATACGGCGGCAATAAGATGAGTGGTATTGGTAGAGAGGGTGTAAGGTTTGCCATTGAAGAGATGACCAATATAAAAATGGTCATGATAAATCTAAACTAAAGGGGAACACTCCCCTTACTCTTTTATGATTGAAGTTGAAATACCCGGGTTTGGAAAGCTTAAGTTAAAATACGCCGTTTTTGATTTCAACGGCACACTTGCATGTGATGGCGTTGTTAAAGCAGGCATAAAACACAAATTAAATGAATTATCAAAATTTTTAGATATTCATGTAGTTACAGCTGACACCAACGGAACTGCTAAAGTGATGTTAATAGATGTTAATGCAACAGTTGTTATTGCACCATCTAAAAATCAG containing:
- a CDS encoding aldehyde dehydrogenase family protein, translated to MKQYKTLIGGKWVSSPQTIDVIDKYSSEIIAKVPKADKKMVDEAVDAADKAFSVMKNLPAYRRSEILEKAANLIKEREEEITTMICREAGKAWKNSIGEVRRGYETFKFAAEEAKRIHGETVPMDASASGVGRFGYFIRVPMGVIGAITPFNFPLNLVAHKVAPAIASGNTVVLKPASTTPITALILGEILMEAGLPDGALNIVIGPGQEVGEAIITNDKVRKITFTGSAKVGDRIMRIAGIKRVTLELGNNSATIIEKDADIDKAIPRCIDSAFANSGQVCISLQRIYVHKDIADEFTEKFAEATKKLKIGNPVEKDTDLGPMIDENEALRAKQWIDEAVSQGAELVVGGKVEGRILYPTVLRNTTKDMRVMCMEVFAPIVSIVEYDNFEEAIQHVNDSDYGLQAGIYTNDIKKIHYAIDNLDVGGVMINDTSIFRVDHMPYGGNKMSGIGREGVRFAIEEMTNIKMVMINLN
- a CDS encoding HAD family hydrolase, translated to MIEVEIPGFGKLKLKYAVFDFNGTLACDGVVKAGIKHKLNELSKFLDIHVVTADTNGTAKVMLIDVNATVVIAPSKNQDLFKAKYIESLNGQLCVAVGNGNNDRLMFKKAALSICVIGCEGAFIGTIKNSSVVVAKPEDAINLLINKNRLIATLRR